CTGCCTTTTTAAAATATGCAAGGCAGATACACTAGACACCATGGAGTCCACTCCACAAACATTGTTACCTCTACAGATCTTGTAATATCCGTTCTCCCCCCAATTTTCTCCCCATGAATTCTTTATGATCCAGTAAGGCTTGTTCTTAAATCGAACCGGTGCATAACCAGCAGATCCATACCCTACAAGGAGGACTCCATGGTCCAAATGTTTCCCACAAATATATGGGCATGAAACCCCGTGAATGTATGTCTGCATGAAAACGGCATTGATACCCACTGCAATAACCAAAGCAaaccatatatattatatatgcattCAGGCTACCAAGTTATGATGCCAACAGCCAAAAGGCATGAATTATCAAAATTTACCTGCAAGAGGGCCATGCTTAACCAAATTTGCAGCGATTTGGTCCTCATCAATGGATATGACGCTGAAGTTAGAAACAGAGGCAGCGATTTTGGTCTTGTCAAATTTGCAGGGACCACGGGCGTTCCCAGTGTAAGGATAGTCCTTCTCTCTCTCAAGTCCACCAGCTTTTATAGTG
The genomic region above belongs to Gossypium hirsutum isolate 1008001.06 chromosome D05, Gossypium_hirsutum_v2.1, whole genome shotgun sequence and contains:
- the LOC107941581 gene encoding cysteine proteinase 1 — translated: MRRAKRHQLLDPTAVHGVTKFSDLTPSEFRRQFLGLKPLKLPADAQKAPILPTDDLPDDFDWRDQGAVTGVKDQGSCGSCWSFSTTGALEGAHYLATGELVSLSEQQLVDCDHECDPQEYGACDSGCNGGLMTTAFEYTIKAGGLEREKDYPYTGNARGPCKFDKTKIAASVSNFSVISIDEDQIAANLVKHGPLAVGINAVFMQTYIHGVSCPYICGKHLDHGVLLVGYGSAGYAPVRFKNKPYWIIKNSWGENWGENGYYKICRGNNVCGVDSMVSSVSALHILKRQQLSH